One Agrococcus jenensis genomic region harbors:
- a CDS encoding BCCT family transporter produces MPRRPKPLHPALDVPPAPAKDAAGRPLDRIVFAVAAAVALGFVLWGAISTDSLAVASAAGLEWVVHNTGWLFALAATGFVIFIVWIAASRFGSIPLGDDGEDPEFSTVSWIAMMFSAGMGIGLVFFGVTEPVSHLVTPPPGTGGGDESEAIRTAMATTMFHWSLHPWAIYAVVGLALAYSVFRKRRALTISAAFTSLLGKRTVDGPVGRAIDIFAIFATLFGSATSLGLGALQIGSGLEIVAGIGEIGNGVLVAIIAVLTAAFVVSAVSGISRGIKWLSNINMVLAAALALFVFVIGPTIFILNLLPTTIGGYFEQLAVMSARTEAAGGEAVAAWLSGWTIFYWAWWVSWTPFVGMFIARISRGRTIRQFVTGVLVAPTLVSLVWFAIFGGLGIDLERAGVDLGSSGSPEATLFTALAELPLAQISSIVVMVLVAIFFVSGADAASIVMGTLSHRGSLRPARRTVIFWGIATGAVAAIMLLIGGEDALNGLQQVTIVAALPFVVVMIGLAIALTKDLSQDPVVVRRAYAFAAVEQAVVAGVTEHGDDFQLTVEQTAPGEGVGEMVPTQAIEPTAHPSDPSPGPDAPGWRGADRDARLAAEDADAPTASAERP; encoded by the coding sequence ATGCCACGCCGGCCGAAGCCCCTCCACCCCGCGCTCGACGTCCCGCCCGCCCCCGCGAAGGACGCCGCAGGGCGCCCGCTCGACCGCATCGTCTTCGCCGTCGCGGCAGCCGTCGCGCTCGGCTTCGTGCTGTGGGGCGCGATCTCCACCGACTCGCTCGCCGTCGCCTCGGCCGCCGGCCTCGAGTGGGTCGTGCACAACACCGGCTGGCTGTTCGCGCTCGCCGCCACCGGCTTCGTGATCTTCATCGTCTGGATCGCGGCGAGCCGCTTCGGCAGCATCCCGCTCGGCGACGACGGCGAGGACCCCGAGTTCAGCACCGTGTCGTGGATCGCGATGATGTTCTCGGCCGGCATGGGCATCGGCCTCGTCTTCTTCGGCGTGACCGAGCCGGTCAGCCACCTCGTCACGCCCCCGCCGGGCACCGGCGGCGGCGACGAGTCCGAGGCGATCCGCACGGCGATGGCCACCACGATGTTCCACTGGTCGCTGCACCCGTGGGCGATCTACGCCGTCGTCGGGCTCGCCCTCGCGTACAGCGTGTTCCGCAAGCGGCGCGCGCTGACGATCTCGGCCGCGTTCACGTCGCTGCTCGGCAAGCGCACCGTGGACGGCCCGGTCGGCCGCGCGATCGACATCTTCGCGATCTTCGCGACCCTGTTCGGCTCGGCGACCTCGCTCGGCCTCGGCGCGCTGCAGATCGGCTCCGGCCTCGAGATCGTCGCCGGCATCGGCGAGATCGGCAACGGCGTGCTCGTCGCGATCATCGCGGTGCTCACCGCCGCGTTCGTCGTGTCGGCCGTCTCGGGCATCTCGCGCGGCATCAAGTGGCTCTCGAACATCAACATGGTGCTCGCGGCGGCGCTGGCGCTCTTCGTCTTCGTCATCGGCCCGACGATCTTCATCCTCAACCTGCTGCCGACGACGATCGGCGGCTACTTCGAGCAGCTCGCCGTGATGTCGGCCCGCACGGAGGCCGCAGGCGGCGAGGCCGTCGCCGCCTGGCTGTCGGGCTGGACGATCTTCTACTGGGCGTGGTGGGTCAGCTGGACGCCGTTCGTCGGCATGTTCATCGCGCGCATCTCGCGCGGCCGCACCATCCGCCAGTTCGTCACCGGCGTGCTCGTCGCCCCGACCCTCGTCTCGCTCGTCTGGTTCGCGATCTTCGGCGGGCTCGGCATCGACCTCGAGCGGGCCGGCGTCGACCTCGGCAGCTCCGGCAGCCCGGAGGCGACGCTCTTCACGGCGCTCGCTGAGCTGCCGCTCGCGCAGATCAGCTCGATCGTCGTCATGGTCCTGGTCGCGATCTTCTTCGTCTCCGGCGCCGACGCTGCCTCCATCGTCATGGGCACGCTCTCGCACCGGGGCTCGCTCCGGCCCGCGCGCAGGACCGTCATCTTCTGGGGCATCGCGACCGGCGCGGTCGCGGCGATCATGCTGCTCATCGGCGGCGAGGACGCGCTCAACGGCCTGCAGCAGGTGACGATCGTCGCGGCGCTGCCGTTCGTCGTCGTGATGATCGGGCTCGCGATCGCGCTCACGAAGGACCTCTCGCAGGATCCCGTCGTCGTGCGCCGCGCCTACGCGTTCGCCGCGGTCGAGCAGGCGGTGGTGGCGGGCGTCACCGAGCACGGCGACGACTTCCAGCTCACCGTCGAGCAGACCGCACCCGGCGAGGGCGTCGGCGAGATGGTGCCCACCCAGGCCATCGAGCCGACGGCGCACCCGTCCGACCCGTCGCCCGGGCCGGATGCGCCGGGCTGGCGCGGCGCGGACCGCGACGCGAGGCTCGCGGCGGAGGACGCAGACGCACCCACGGCGTCGGCCGAGCGGCCCTAG
- a CDS encoding rhomboid family intramembrane serine protease translates to MGVRCPDCVRELRAEQQTMLRETRASNGAPRTAIGRRARQWLAQPAPVTIAIAVVTAAVGVLQILPGDLAESLLFYTPFSLAEPWRFVTYALVHAGVLHFVFNMLVLWMVGPPIEERIGRLPFLAAYLVSVAGAAVAVAWFTPAAGVVGASGGIYALFGMTIGMQRMVGRVNRSLLIIVGINLVITFLFASISWPAHVGGLLIGLALGFGIGFADKRSKVRTSTSSWLVIGATALVLAALFAARVATLL, encoded by the coding sequence GTGGGCGTGCGGTGCCCCGACTGCGTGCGCGAGCTGCGCGCTGAGCAGCAGACGATGCTGCGCGAGACGCGCGCGTCCAACGGCGCGCCCCGCACTGCGATCGGCCGCCGAGCGCGTCAGTGGCTCGCGCAGCCCGCGCCGGTCACGATCGCGATCGCGGTGGTCACGGCTGCCGTCGGGGTGCTCCAGATCCTGCCCGGCGACCTCGCCGAGTCGCTGCTCTTCTACACGCCGTTCTCGCTGGCCGAGCCCTGGCGCTTCGTCACCTACGCGCTCGTCCACGCCGGCGTGCTGCACTTCGTGTTCAACATGCTCGTGCTCTGGATGGTCGGACCACCGATCGAGGAGCGCATCGGCAGGCTGCCGTTCCTGGCGGCCTACCTCGTGAGCGTCGCGGGTGCGGCCGTCGCGGTCGCGTGGTTCACGCCGGCCGCGGGTGTGGTCGGCGCATCCGGCGGCATCTACGCGCTGTTCGGCATGACGATCGGCATGCAGCGGATGGTCGGGCGCGTGAATCGATCGCTGCTCATCATCGTCGGCATCAACCTGGTCATCACGTTCCTGTTCGCGAGCATCTCGTGGCCCGCGCACGTCGGCGGGCTGCTCATCGGGCTCGCGCTCGGCTTCGGCATCGGCTTCGCCGACAAGCGGTCGAAGGTCAGGACGTCGACGTCGTCGTGGCTCGTGATCGGCGCGACCGCCCTCGTGCTGGCCGCGCTCTTCGCCGCGAGGGTCGCGACGCTCCTCTGA
- the pknB gene encoding Stk1 family PASTA domain-containing Ser/Thr kinase yields MTDSIIASLRTLGDRYEIGDLIGQGGMAQVHRARDTRLDRQVAVKLLKPELSLDPEFRTRFRQEAQSAARMSHPTVVRVFDAGEEPAVGPHGEPAAVPYIVMEYVDGRMVKDIIAEGPLSEAEAVRITKGILTALEYSHRAGIVHRDIKPGNVMVTPGGQIKVMDFGIARAVSETSANVAQTGLILGTAQYFSPEQARGETVDARTDLYSTGVILFELLTGRAPFEADTAVGVAYQHVAEEPPLASSITPGITPEMDSIVTKALEKRRGDRFQTASEFKEALDDALAGVLVPFVRTQTAPLEIGAATTMFAALAADDAEPEVEQPVQRSRRPHLVWLWAAVALIGVLVVGAVVWAVSLGGSLPIAGLSTVVPTVSGLEEEAAITAIEEASLTPEVRRVIDEAEAGTVLRTEPDAGITVSPGAAVTLVISNGPPPAPLMSVANLSEAQARQALEAGGFSVGSVTRENSSTVPQDLVISTDPSAGTDVARGATVNLVLSSGLVDVPNVLERPIAAAAEELSALGLTVDRRFTTRCRGGDVVEQSLTPGAHPQGSTITLLYCNGQSRPAPAPAPAPPTQPTQPPAEPTEPEGGDNGGGNGGEEGGGEEGGGGDEG; encoded by the coding sequence ATGACCGACAGCATCATCGCGTCGCTGCGGACCCTCGGCGACCGCTACGAGATCGGCGACCTGATCGGCCAGGGCGGCATGGCGCAGGTGCACCGCGCGCGCGACACGCGGCTCGACCGGCAGGTCGCGGTCAAGCTGCTGAAGCCCGAGCTCTCGCTCGACCCGGAGTTCCGCACCCGCTTCCGCCAGGAGGCGCAGTCGGCGGCGCGCATGTCGCACCCCACCGTCGTGCGGGTCTTCGACGCCGGCGAGGAGCCCGCCGTGGGACCGCACGGCGAGCCCGCCGCGGTGCCGTACATCGTGATGGAGTACGTCGACGGCCGGATGGTCAAGGACATCATCGCCGAGGGCCCGCTCTCCGAGGCCGAGGCCGTGCGCATCACCAAGGGCATCCTCACCGCCCTCGAGTACTCCCACCGCGCGGGCATCGTGCATCGCGACATCAAGCCCGGCAACGTCATGGTCACGCCCGGCGGGCAGATCAAGGTGATGGACTTCGGCATCGCCCGCGCCGTCAGCGAGACGAGCGCGAACGTCGCGCAGACCGGCCTCATCCTCGGCACGGCGCAGTACTTCTCCCCTGAGCAGGCCCGCGGCGAGACCGTCGACGCGCGCACCGACCTGTACTCGACCGGCGTCATCCTCTTCGAGCTGCTCACCGGCCGCGCGCCCTTCGAGGCCGACACGGCGGTGGGCGTCGCCTACCAGCACGTCGCCGAGGAGCCGCCGCTCGCGTCGTCGATCACGCCCGGCATCACGCCGGAGATGGACTCGATCGTCACCAAGGCACTCGAGAAGCGCCGCGGCGACCGCTTCCAGACGGCGAGCGAGTTCAAGGAGGCGCTCGACGACGCGCTCGCCGGGGTGCTCGTGCCGTTCGTGCGCACGCAGACCGCGCCGCTCGAGATCGGCGCGGCGACGACGATGTTCGCGGCGCTCGCCGCTGACGACGCCGAGCCCGAGGTCGAGCAGCCGGTGCAGCGGAGCCGCCGCCCCCACCTCGTCTGGCTCTGGGCCGCGGTCGCGCTCATCGGCGTGCTCGTCGTCGGCGCGGTCGTCTGGGCGGTCAGCCTCGGCGGCAGCCTGCCGATCGCCGGGCTCTCGACCGTGGTCCCCACGGTCTCCGGGCTCGAGGAGGAGGCGGCCATCACCGCGATCGAGGAGGCGAGCCTCACCCCCGAGGTGCGGCGCGTCATCGACGAGGCGGAGGCCGGCACGGTGCTGCGGACGGAGCCGGATGCGGGCATCACGGTCTCGCCCGGCGCCGCCGTGACGCTCGTCATCTCCAACGGCCCACCACCCGCGCCGCTCATGAGCGTCGCCAACCTCAGCGAGGCGCAGGCCAGGCAGGCGCTCGAGGCCGGCGGCTTCAGCGTCGGCTCGGTCACCCGCGAGAACTCGTCGACCGTGCCGCAGGACCTCGTCATCAGCACCGACCCGAGCGCCGGCACCGACGTCGCGCGCGGCGCCACCGTCAACCTCGTGCTGTCGTCCGGGCTCGTCGACGTGCCGAACGTGCTCGAGCGGCCGATCGCCGCGGCCGCCGAGGAGCTGTCGGCGCTCGGCCTGACCGTCGACCGCCGCTTCACGACCCGCTGCCGAGGCGGCGACGTGGTCGAGCAGTCGCTCACGCCGGGCGCGCACCCCCAGGGCAGCACGATCACGCTGCTCTACTGCAACGGCCAGTCCCGCCCCGCGCCGGCTCCGGCACCGGCCCCGCCGACCCAGCCCACCCAGCCCCCGGCCGAGCCGACGGAGCCCGAGGGTGGGGACAACGGCGGCGGCAACGGCGGCGAAGAGGGCGGCGGCGAAGAGGGTGGCGGCGGCGACGAGGGCTGA
- a CDS encoding threonine/serine ThrE exporter family protein, producing MDGRMDGRRDWRRRLVSAIRTDPAQRPMTEALLTIDDVHARKVIDLAMRIAEALTTVGASANDATLATTRVAAALGIRPVHVDITYNSIGVSYHRNHDDLPITLIRVVRAPVPDHAKLQRLQALVAEIEGGIALEQARARFHEIRRTPFLYRPTFVVLAQGMLAVGVCVLFGASWVIAAIAFMASCAAAMAQRGMARLRVPYFFSQIVGALVVTAAAAATGALSSMGVPLLDGVRPSIIVAAGIVLMLAGLSVVGAAQDAIDGFALTAGGRILDLVMLTLGVVIGIIGGLSFASSLGAGFVVTSEAPALGPLPLQLAGAVIIAVAVALMNGAGLRATVVSALLGGIAWIGYSAGIAAGLDVAVASGLGALLASFIGIVVAHRLHVPSIAVTTAAIVPLVPGYAVFRGLLELVESDGSAGSLVLGGATLVGAAAVGIALASGASLGLFLGAPFRDTVQSVVRGRGRAR from the coding sequence ATGGACGGGCGGATGGACGGGCGCAGGGACTGGCGCCGGCGGCTGGTGAGCGCGATCCGCACGGACCCCGCGCAGCGCCCGATGACGGAGGCGCTCCTCACGATCGACGACGTGCACGCGCGCAAGGTGATCGACCTCGCGATGCGCATCGCCGAGGCCCTCACGACGGTGGGCGCGTCCGCCAACGATGCGACCCTCGCAACGACGCGCGTCGCGGCCGCGCTCGGCATCCGGCCAGTGCACGTCGACATCACCTACAACTCCATCGGCGTCTCGTACCACCGCAACCACGACGACCTGCCGATCACGCTCATCCGGGTGGTCCGCGCGCCGGTGCCCGACCACGCGAAGCTCCAGCGGCTGCAGGCGCTCGTCGCCGAGATCGAGGGGGGCATCGCGCTCGAGCAGGCCCGCGCGCGGTTCCACGAGATCCGCCGCACGCCCTTCCTCTACCGGCCCACGTTCGTCGTGCTCGCGCAGGGCATGCTCGCGGTGGGCGTCTGCGTGCTGTTCGGGGCGTCCTGGGTGATCGCCGCGATCGCCTTCATGGCGTCGTGCGCCGCCGCGATGGCGCAGCGGGGCATGGCGCGCCTGCGCGTGCCCTACTTCTTCTCGCAGATCGTCGGCGCCCTCGTGGTCACCGCTGCGGCCGCGGCCACCGGCGCGCTCTCGAGCATGGGGGTGCCGCTCCTCGACGGCGTGCGGCCGTCGATCATCGTCGCCGCCGGCATCGTGCTCATGCTCGCCGGGCTGTCGGTCGTGGGCGCTGCCCAGGACGCGATCGACGGCTTCGCGCTCACCGCCGGCGGACGCATCCTCGACCTCGTGATGCTGACGCTCGGCGTGGTGATCGGCATCATCGGCGGCCTGTCGTTCGCGAGCTCGCTCGGCGCGGGCTTCGTCGTCACGAGCGAGGCGCCCGCGCTCGGTCCGCTGCCGCTGCAGCTCGCCGGCGCCGTCATCATCGCGGTCGCCGTCGCGCTCATGAACGGCGCGGGGCTGCGCGCGACGGTCGTGAGCGCCCTGCTCGGCGGCATCGCGTGGATCGGCTACAGCGCCGGGATCGCCGCGGGGCTCGACGTCGCGGTGGCGAGCGGGCTCGGCGCGCTGCTCGCGAGCTTCATCGGCATCGTGGTGGCCCACCGGCTCCACGTGCCGTCGATCGCGGTCACCACGGCGGCCATCGTGCCGCTCGTGCCCGGCTACGCCGTCTTCCGCGGACTGCTCGAGCTCGTGGAGTCCGACGGCAGCGCCGGGAGCCTCGTGCTGGGCGGCGCGACGCTCGTCGGCGCCGCCGCGGTCGGCATCGCGCTGGCCTCCGGGGCGTCGCTCGGGCTGTTCCTCGGGGCACCCTTCCGCGACACCGTGCAGAGCGTCGTGCGGGGCCGCGGCCGGGCGCGTTGA
- a CDS encoding peptidylprolyl isomerase, translating to MAHHTAVATIRTNLGEIKVNLLGDHAPKTVQNFVELATGAREWTHPATGEKSTAPLYDGVVFHRIIPDFMIQGGDPLGQGVGGPGYQFDDEIHPDLGFNAPYVLAMANAGKVAGRGTNGSQFFITTVATPWLQGKHTIFGLVEDAESQRVVDAIQAVPTDGRDRPLDDVVIETVEIAQV from the coding sequence ATGGCTCATCACACCGCTGTCGCGACGATCCGCACCAACCTCGGCGAGATCAAGGTCAACCTCCTCGGCGACCACGCCCCAAAGACCGTGCAGAACTTCGTCGAGCTCGCCACCGGCGCGCGCGAGTGGACGCACCCCGCCACCGGCGAGAAGTCCACCGCCCCGCTCTACGACGGCGTCGTCTTCCACCGGATCATCCCCGACTTCATGATCCAGGGCGGCGACCCGCTCGGCCAGGGCGTCGGCGGTCCGGGCTACCAGTTCGACGACGAGATCCACCCGGACCTCGGCTTCAACGCCCCCTACGTGCTTGCGATGGCGAACGCCGGCAAGGTCGCGGGACGCGGCACCAACGGCTCGCAGTTCTTCATCACGACGGTCGCGACCCCCTGGCTGCAGGGCAAGCACACGATCTTCGGCCTCGTCGAGGACGCCGAGTCGCAGCGCGTCGTCGACGCCATCCAGGCGGTCCCCACCGACGGCCGCGACCGCCCCCTCGACGACGTCGTCATCGAGACCGTCGAGATCGCGCAGGTCTGA
- a CDS encoding class E sortase, which produces MVGQQRTDRRPRRRATVVSVLGELLLTAGVLALGYAGWQLWLSDAVLGSEQQQAARSFAAQLGPLEPAEPTTEGLRTDEPPAEAAVADRESFAVMHIPRLGAFQRVVGEGTSRAVLDSLDQGLAHYSDSAQPGALGNFAVAGHRNGQGGPFTHLDEMRVGDRIFVQTANAWYVYEFRNHEYVPPTAVGVVAMVPQQPTTPADGRYLTLTTCNPEWSAAGRLVAYATFVGWQSAADGMPSELADAIGAA; this is translated from the coding sequence GTGGTCGGGCAGCAGCGCACGGACCGGCGCCCCCGGCGTCGGGCCACCGTGGTGAGCGTGCTCGGCGAGCTGCTGCTGACCGCGGGCGTGCTCGCGCTCGGGTACGCCGGCTGGCAGCTCTGGCTCTCGGACGCGGTGCTCGGCAGCGAGCAGCAGCAGGCCGCCAGGTCGTTCGCCGCGCAGCTGGGGCCGCTCGAGCCGGCCGAGCCGACGACCGAAGGGCTCCGCACCGACGAGCCCCCGGCCGAGGCGGCGGTCGCCGACCGCGAGTCGTTCGCCGTCATGCACATCCCTCGGCTCGGCGCCTTCCAGCGCGTCGTCGGCGAGGGCACGAGCCGCGCCGTGCTCGATTCGCTCGACCAGGGCCTGGCGCACTACAGCGACTCCGCGCAGCCGGGGGCGCTCGGCAACTTCGCGGTCGCCGGGCATCGCAACGGCCAGGGCGGCCCGTTCACCCACCTCGACGAGATGCGGGTGGGCGACCGGATCTTCGTGCAGACCGCGAACGCCTGGTACGTCTACGAGTTCCGCAACCACGAGTACGTGCCGCCGACGGCGGTGGGTGTCGTCGCGATGGTGCCGCAGCAGCCGACCACGCCCGCGGACGGCCGCTACCTCACGCTCACGACCTGCAACCCCGAGTGGTCGGCGGCTGGCCGCCTGGTGGCCTACGCCACCTTCGTCGGCTGGCAGAGCGCGGCAGACGGCATGCCGAGCGAGCTCGCCGACGCGATCGGGGCCGCCTGA
- a CDS encoding cell division protein CrgA, with the protein MSPSEKSVDKASTARAKSARSPHDEQRNPAWFKPVMFGFMLVGFLWVIVYYISGTTLPVPSLGSWNIVIGFGVMFIGFIMTTRWK; encoded by the coding sequence ATGAGCCCTAGCGAGAAGTCCGTCGACAAGGCGTCGACGGCGAGAGCCAAGTCGGCGCGTTCCCCGCACGACGAGCAGCGGAACCCCGCGTGGTTCAAGCCCGTGATGTTCGGCTTCATGCTCGTGGGCTTCCTGTGGGTCATCGTCTACTACATCTCCGGCACGACCCTGCCGGTGCCGTCGCTCGGCTCCTGGAACATCGTGATCGGCTTCGGCGTGATGTTCATCGGGTTCATCATGACCACCCGCTGGAAGTAG
- a CDS encoding DUF3566 domain-containing protein, which yields MSIAEKLQSKTPRRSGSSKQVRLRLVHIDFWSAMKVSAVLGLVLGIVQLVVTFVMWTLLQVVGLFGKLDEVLRDILAQPDFAITSIISLPQVMMFTLLVAVLNFVVITVLGAVIAALYNMSVRITGGLQVGFANQ from the coding sequence ATGAGCATCGCCGAGAAGCTGCAGAGCAAGACGCCTCGCCGCAGCGGCTCGAGCAAGCAGGTGCGCCTGCGACTCGTGCACATCGACTTCTGGTCTGCCATGAAGGTCTCGGCGGTGCTGGGCCTCGTGCTCGGCATCGTGCAGCTCGTGGTCACGTTCGTGATGTGGACGCTGCTGCAGGTCGTCGGCCTGTTCGGCAAGCTCGACGAGGTGCTGCGCGACATCCTGGCGCAGCCGGACTTCGCGATCACGTCGATCATCTCGCTGCCGCAGGTGATGATGTTCACGCTGCTCGTCGCGGTGCTGAACTTCGTCGTCATCACGGTGCTCGGCGCCGTCATCGCGGCGCTCTACAACATGTCGGTGCGCATCACCGGCGGCCTCCAGGTCGGCTTCGCCAACCAGTGA
- a CDS encoding anthranilate synthase component II has protein sequence MTRILVVDNFDSFVYTLAGYLQELGAEVSVVRNDEVDASTIGEWDAVLLSPGPGAPGDAGVSIPMVHAAIEHRTPLLGVCLGHQAIAEALGGVVTHAPELMHGKTSLVDHDDSTIFHGLPSPLTATRYHSLAIVDGTMPEALRVTARTAGPGAVIMAVEHRDAPVWGVQFHPESVLTEGGYRMLGNWLEAAGLAGAAELAAGRAPLVTLAPPPDHVA, from the coding sequence ATGACCCGGATCCTCGTCGTCGACAACTTCGACAGCTTCGTCTACACCCTCGCGGGCTACCTCCAGGAGCTCGGTGCCGAGGTCTCCGTCGTGCGCAACGACGAGGTCGACGCCTCGACGATCGGCGAGTGGGATGCGGTGCTGCTCTCGCCCGGACCGGGTGCGCCGGGTGATGCGGGCGTCTCCATCCCGATGGTGCATGCCGCGATCGAGCACCGCACGCCGCTCCTCGGCGTCTGCCTCGGGCACCAGGCGATCGCCGAGGCGCTCGGCGGGGTGGTGACGCACGCGCCCGAGCTCATGCACGGCAAGACGAGCCTCGTCGACCACGACGACTCCACGATCTTCCACGGCCTGCCGAGCCCGCTGACCGCGACCCGCTACCACTCGCTCGCGATCGTCGACGGCACGATGCCGGAGGCGCTGCGGGTGACCGCGCGCACGGCGGGTCCCGGCGCGGTCATCATGGCGGTCGAGCACCGCGACGCGCCCGTCTGGGGCGTGCAGTTCCACCCCGAGTCGGTGCTGACCGAGGGTGGCTACCGGATGCTGGGCAACTGGCTCGAGGCGGCAGGTCTCGCGGGCGCCGCCGAGCTCGCCGCCGGACGAGCGCCGCTCGTCACGCTCGCGCCGCCGCCCGACCACGTGGCCTGA
- a CDS encoding NUDIX hydrolase — translation MRMRVAAYALITRGEGDAREILLPHWNEGGMSGWTLPGGGVEPGEHPADGAVREVKEETGYDVRLTSLLGVDSAVVPTSLRGDEMQALRILYRAEVIGGELTVEVDGTTDDVAWHPLSSVRQLRHVHAVDWAIRHLHDAGSPLR, via the coding sequence ATGCGCATGCGAGTGGCCGCCTACGCCCTGATCACCAGGGGCGAGGGCGACGCGCGCGAGATCCTGCTGCCGCACTGGAACGAGGGTGGCATGAGCGGCTGGACCCTGCCGGGCGGCGGCGTCGAGCCGGGCGAGCACCCGGCCGACGGCGCCGTGCGCGAGGTCAAGGAGGAGACGGGGTACGACGTGCGGCTCACGAGCCTGCTGGGCGTCGACTCCGCCGTGGTGCCCACGAGCCTCCGGGGCGACGAGATGCAGGCGCTGCGGATCCTCTACCGCGCCGAGGTCATCGGCGGCGAGCTCACGGTCGAGGTCGACGGCACGACCGACGACGTCGCGTGGCACCCGCTGTCGTCGGTGCGGCAGCTGCGGCACGTGCATGCCGTCGACTGGGCGATCCGCCACCTGCACGACGCCGGATCACCGCTGCGCTGA